One Thermoanaerobacter pseudethanolicus ATCC 33223 DNA window includes the following coding sequences:
- a CDS encoding DEAD/DEAH box helicase produces MFKVGDWVFDIDKKRAMKIIDVFELWGYVSYSIYDPIEKVTYTVSDKRLVSTEKKNDFDLNYFKYVIIASRISNELAQGFLSSIGGSIIPLPHQMYALNRALSKSTVRYLLADEVGLGKTIEAGLIIKELKARGLVKRILIISPKGLITQWHDELELKFNEDFKIILPQDFEVLKRIYGEGNIWDKFPQVITSLDSVKPVEKRQGWTKERIKEFNKERMENLVMAGWDIIVVDEAHRLAGSSSDVARHKLGIELSKASPYLLLLTATPHQGKTDSFLRLMRLIDKEAFPNEKAIVREQVAPYIIRTEKREAVDRDGNPLFKKRITKTVNISWEIKHSLQRELYEKVTKYVAEGYNRAKKEKRYYIGFLMVLMQRLVTSSTHAIKVNLENRLEFLKNEVVGVESIEEDMFFEYDAQKVLDELLKIKSLDIKKEIDELEELLRLAKQAESQYIDAKAEVLIDFIDQLSMEYKNSQKFIVFTEFLATQQYLKDFLESKGYKVAILNGSMSMEERDASLKEFKNYKDVLISTDAGGEGLNLQFCNIVINYDLPWNPMKIEQRIGRVDRIGQERDVLVLNFMLKDTVEFRVREVLEEKLRVIYEQFGVDKMGDILDSVQSEMDFTELYMRSIEMPEDIEYNVSIMEDKIKEKAEQINRIKGLLREEKELDLNVVSKISGLPINEWIRDMYINKMAAEGVEISIDMLDENLISLNNEEIKNMIKNLPVYIKSSKIPILYLKDVSNEEGYWSLWEISINGDSEKFRHVFPVFLNKDKKVRIASANLMWDIFLKNEKEVIFKGYKSIDEKMYDFIHDTAKNIAYDYFEKIKKNYFENLLKEKERYEYAFKLRKEAILRIGLEAVRRRRLVELENEERRWKEEIEKSMDILPMLKPLYIVYLE; encoded by the coding sequence TTGTTCAAAGTTGGAGATTGGGTTTTTGATATTGATAAAAAAAGAGCAATGAAAATAATTGATGTATTTGAGCTGTGGGGTTATGTGTCTTACAGCATATATGACCCGATTGAAAAGGTGACCTATACTGTGTCAGATAAAAGGCTTGTAAGTACAGAAAAGAAAAATGACTTTGACTTAAATTATTTCAAATATGTAATCATAGCTTCGCGCATTTCAAATGAACTGGCTCAGGGTTTTTTGTCTTCGATAGGCGGCAGTATTATACCACTGCCGCATCAAATGTATGCGCTAAACAGGGCACTGTCAAAGAGTACAGTAAGATATCTTTTGGCGGATGAAGTTGGTTTGGGAAAAACAATTGAGGCAGGACTTATCATAAAAGAGCTTAAAGCAAGAGGGCTTGTGAAAAGAATTTTGATTATAAGTCCTAAAGGGCTTATAACTCAATGGCATGATGAGTTAGAATTAAAGTTTAATGAAGATTTTAAAATTATACTTCCTCAGGATTTTGAAGTTTTGAAGAGAATTTATGGAGAGGGAAATATATGGGATAAGTTTCCACAAGTTATAACTTCATTGGATTCAGTAAAACCTGTTGAAAAGAGACAGGGGTGGACGAAAGAGCGCATTAAAGAATTTAATAAAGAAAGAATGGAAAACCTCGTTATGGCTGGATGGGATATAATCGTTGTAGATGAAGCTCACCGCTTGGCAGGTTCGAGCAGCGATGTAGCAAGGCACAAACTTGGAATTGAGTTGTCGAAAGCGAGTCCTTATCTCTTATTATTGACAGCAACACCTCATCAAGGGAAAACAGATTCGTTTTTGAGGCTTATGAGACTTATTGATAAAGAAGCATTTCCTAATGAGAAAGCTATTGTAAGAGAGCAAGTTGCTCCATATATTATTCGTACGGAAAAAAGAGAAGCTGTTGATAGAGATGGCAATCCGCTTTTTAAGAAAAGGATAACGAAAACGGTGAATATATCATGGGAAATAAAGCATAGTTTACAAAGGGAACTTTATGAGAAAGTTACGAAGTATGTAGCTGAGGGATATAACAGAGCTAAAAAGGAAAAAAGATATTATATTGGGTTTTTGATGGTTCTTATGCAAAGGTTAGTCACAAGCAGTACCCATGCTATAAAAGTTAATTTAGAAAATAGGCTTGAGTTTTTAAAAAATGAGGTCGTAGGAGTAGAATCTATTGAAGAAGATATGTTTTTTGAATATGACGCACAAAAGGTATTAGATGAATTGCTAAAAATAAAATCTCTTGATATAAAAAAAGAAATAGATGAGTTAGAGGAACTTTTAAGATTGGCGAAGCAAGCTGAAAGTCAATATATTGATGCAAAAGCAGAGGTGCTTATAGATTTTATTGATCAGCTTTCAATGGAGTATAAAAATAGTCAAAAATTTATTGTTTTTACAGAATTTTTAGCTACACAGCAATATTTGAAGGATTTTCTTGAAAGTAAAGGATATAAAGTAGCTATATTAAATGGTTCTATGTCTATGGAAGAAAGAGATGCTTCATTGAAAGAGTTTAAAAATTACAAAGATGTTTTGATTTCGACTGATGCTGGTGGAGAGGGTTTAAATCTACAATTTTGCAATATTGTTATAAATTATGACTTGCCATGGAATCCTATGAAAATAGAACAGAGGATAGGTAGGGTTGATAGAATAGGGCAGGAACGAGATGTATTGGTTTTAAATTTTATGCTGAAGGATACGGTTGAGTTTAGAGTGAGGGAAGTTTTGGAAGAAAAATTAAGAGTGATTTATGAGCAGTTTGGTGTTGATAAGATGGGTGATATACTTGACTCTGTACAGTCAGAGATGGATTTTACGGAGCTTTATATGAGAAGCATTGAGATGCCTGAAGATATAGAGTATAACGTAAGTATTATGGAAGATAAAATAAAGGAAAAGGCAGAGCAAATAAATAGGATAAAAGGATTGTTGAGAGAAGAGAAGGAACTTGATTTAAATGTAGTAAGTAAAATTAGTGGGTTACCGATTAATGAGTGGATTAGGGATATGTATATAAATAAAATGGCTGCTGAAGGGGTAGAAATTTCTATTGATATGTTGGATGAAAATTTGATTTCGTTGAATAATGAAGAAATTAAAAATATGATAAAAAATTTGCCTGTATATATAAAAAGTAGCAAGATACCGATTTTATATTTAAAAGATGTTTCAAATGAAGAAGGATATTGGTCTTTATGGGAAATTAGCATTAATGGAGATTCTGAGAAGTTTAGACATGTCTTTCCCGTTTTTTTAAACAAGGATAAAAAAGTAAGAATTGCTTCTGCAAATCTGATGTGGGATATTTTTTTGAAGAATGAAAAAGAAGTAATTTTCAAGGGGTATAAATCAATTGATGAGAAAATGTATGATTTTATACATGATACTGCAAAAAATATAGCTTATGATTATTTTGAGAAAATAAAGAAGAATTATTTTGAGAATTTACTTAAGGAAAAAGAGCGATATGAATACGCTTTTAAGTTAAGAAAAGAAGCTATTTTAAGGATAGGGCTTGAGGCTGTAAGGCGTCGGAGACTTGTGGAATTAGAAAATGAGGAAAGAAGATGGAAAGAAGAAATTGAAAAGTCTATGGATATATTGCCCATGTTAAAGCCTTTGTACATTGTGTATTTGGAGTGA
- the pglZ gene encoding BREX-3 system phosphatase PglZ — protein sequence MIKDYIRDKLSLEGSNLILLEDKDDILNEESIIEMLHKDEYEVYNYQEPDSFRFYYELNYRKFYDSFVEPNKKFILKCKEINEIPYDIQTVFHHVSISLKEIFPKLDYAVLKELGTDFLGKIYEAYQLYDGNVLGENGTKDYVMKAVFGIIPEHINNLNELVKTFLRLYYKNMELPKVLSDYLEYKLKQKENLKDVPLNEILSGKDRFFRFVRVQWKNYINDLIEGTHNAKIDFSDYDIRAYLDNIFYEKYIEPIEVENIERLPKWTYVGILYDENERYLKEYRKMIEKIKELLSFSKSYRDWMNLSSLWAEVLNIFYSKKLALNENEFNEISKLIENSFMEWVVLNYSNLTSISYVNGPVMVHQIPWYLNYIMKKQKYDRIALLVFDGMSVDNWYLIRRYLNKNALWNIEEKKSFAWIPTLTSISRQAIFSGDIPLYFKDTIFSTNYEEKRWKKFWMNQGYKGDDVFYIKNVMEFNKREINDIINNRNAKIVGIVVNIIDELIHSAILSIEGLYQNIQLWLEKSRMEDFLKKLISKGYEIFIASDHGNIASIGKGKLNEGLLVEKAGERVRIYESGIDYGRSLYDDKSFKWIGFGLPKEYNFIICKENNAFGAQGEQMISHGGISIEEVIVPFVHISHI from the coding sequence ATGATTAAGGATTATATCAGAGATAAATTATCTTTAGAAGGTTCTAATCTTATATTGCTGGAGGATAAAGATGACATTTTAAATGAAGAAAGTATTATAGAGATGCTGCATAAGGATGAATATGAGGTATATAATTATCAGGAACCGGATAGTTTTAGGTTTTATTATGAATTAAATTATAGAAAATTTTATGATTCTTTTGTAGAACCTAATAAGAAATTTATACTTAAGTGTAAAGAAATAAATGAAATTCCTTATGATATACAGACAGTTTTTCATCATGTGTCCATATCATTGAAAGAAATTTTCCCAAAACTTGATTATGCTGTTTTAAAAGAATTGGGTACGGACTTTTTGGGGAAAATTTATGAGGCATATCAGTTATACGATGGAAATGTGTTGGGGGAAAATGGGACAAAAGATTATGTGATGAAGGCTGTTTTTGGAATTATTCCAGAACACATAAATAATTTAAATGAGCTTGTAAAGACATTTTTACGACTGTATTACAAAAATATGGAACTACCTAAGGTGCTTTCTGATTATTTGGAGTATAAATTAAAGCAGAAAGAGAATTTGAAAGATGTACCTTTAAATGAAATTTTATCAGGAAAGGATAGATTTTTTAGATTTGTAAGGGTACAATGGAAGAATTATATCAATGATTTAATAGAAGGGACGCATAATGCCAAAATTGATTTTAGTGACTATGACATTAGGGCATATCTTGATAATATTTTTTATGAAAAATATATTGAACCTATAGAAGTGGAAAATATTGAAAGGCTTCCCAAATGGACGTATGTTGGAATTTTGTATGATGAGAATGAAAGGTATTTGAAAGAATATAGAAAAATGATAGAAAAAATAAAGGAGTTGTTGAGTTTTAGTAAGTCGTATAGGGATTGGATGAATTTGTCTTCTTTATGGGCAGAGGTTTTGAACATTTTTTATAGTAAAAAACTTGCTTTAAATGAGAATGAATTTAATGAGATAAGTAAGTTGATTGAAAACAGTTTTATGGAATGGGTTGTTTTGAATTATAGCAATCTCACTTCAATTTCTTATGTAAATGGACCTGTAATGGTTCATCAAATTCCATGGTATTTGAATTATATTATGAAAAAACAAAAATATGATAGGATAGCACTTTTGGTTTTCGATGGTATGTCGGTAGATAATTGGTATTTGATAAGAAGATATTTGAATAAAAATGCTCTGTGGAATATTGAAGAGAAAAAGTCTTTTGCATGGATCCCAACTTTGACATCCATTTCAAGGCAGGCAATTTTCTCTGGTGATATACCTTTATATTTTAAAGATACGATTTTTTCTACAAATTACGAAGAAAAACGATGGAAAAAGTTTTGGATGAATCAAGGATATAAAGGTGATGATGTTTTTTACATAAAAAATGTTATGGAGTTCAATAAAAGAGAAATAAATGATATAATAAATAACCGTAATGCGAAGATAGTAGGTATTGTTGTCAATATTATAGATGAACTAATACATAGTGCGATTTTATCAATTGAAGGATTATATCAAAACATACAGTTATGGCTTGAAAAGAGTAGGATGGAGGATTTTTTAAAAAAATTGATTTCTAAAGGATATGAGATTTTTATAGCTTCAGATCACGGAAATATTGCATCAATAGGCAAAGGGAAATTAAATGAAGGGCTTCTTGTTGAAAAAGCTGGAGAAAGGGTAAGGATATATGAGAGTGGAATAGATTATGGGAGAAGTTTATATGATGATAAATCTTTTAAATGGATTGGTTTTGGTCTTCCTAAGGAATACAATTTTATAATATGTAAAGAAAATAATGCTTTTGGTGCTCAAGGAGAACAGATGATAAGTCACGGTGGTATTTCAATTGAAGAAGTTATAGTTCCATTTGTGCACATAAGTCATATTTAA
- a CDS encoding McrB family protein, producing MSDIHIVLKYNDNLYRVDTIKEHEDVIKDKGKVIWGIIKPSDGSPGVDRGKIKLINEQIKKGIETKAFFYTQGRITAVGLITKMIDREEMKNSIYLDLIPEYYRKDINRCVAGVELSSMIKLEDDTFERANLYRFGTEFGSVSYANRVNPMYVSERTPRSYFFKNYEKNIVNLEVINKEVAYDKVNTNEIVYNVKDELDYIKSYIKNHGFSYNDKLIENFYLSLKSKPFLILAGISGTGKSKLARLFAEAIGCNTKNGRFMLVPVRPDWSDSTELLGYKDMHNKFHPGVLTNFIKRAINDINRPYFFVLDEMNLARVEHYFSDILSIIESRKKDGDRIVTDPLLNKELLDEDSFHEYGNLYIPENLYFIGTVNMDETTFPFSKKVLDRANVIEFSDVNLDYFVGDIEEITEKVLNNSFLKSEFLTLNDCLDYREIIDDVILVLKKIKVSCIIKCNR from the coding sequence ATGAGCGATATACACATTGTATTGAAATATAACGATAATCTATATAGAGTTGATACAATTAAAGAACATGAGGATGTTATTAAAGATAAAGGTAAAGTTATATGGGGTATAATAAAACCTAGCGATGGTAGTCCTGGAGTAGATAGAGGAAAAATTAAACTTATAAATGAACAAATAAAAAAAGGTATTGAAACTAAAGCCTTTTTTTATACACAAGGTCGAATAACGGCTGTAGGACTAATTACAAAAATGATAGATAGAGAAGAAATGAAAAACAGTATTTATCTTGATTTGATTCCGGAATATTATAGAAAAGATATAAATAGATGTGTTGCTGGTGTTGAATTAAGTTCAATGATTAAATTGGAAGATGATACTTTTGAAAGAGCTAACCTTTATCGCTTTGGTACAGAGTTTGGTAGTGTAAGCTATGCTAATCGTGTAAATCCAATGTATGTTTCAGAAAGGACTCCTCGATCATATTTTTTTAAAAATTATGAGAAAAATATAGTTAATTTGGAAGTAATAAATAAAGAAGTAGCTTATGATAAAGTAAATACTAATGAAATAGTGTATAACGTCAAAGATGAACTTGATTACATAAAAAGTTACATAAAAAATCATGGGTTTAGCTACAATGATAAGTTAATAGAAAATTTTTATTTATCTTTGAAGTCAAAGCCATTTTTAATTCTTGCTGGTATTTCAGGTACAGGGAAAAGCAAACTTGCAAGACTTTTTGCGGAGGCTATAGGTTGCAATACCAAGAATGGACGATTTATGTTGGTACCTGTAAGACCTGACTGGTCAGATTCTACGGAATTATTAGGTTACAAAGATATGCATAATAAATTTCATCCTGGAGTTTTAACAAATTTTATAAAAAGGGCTATAAACGATATAAATAGACCTTACTTTTTTGTATTGGATGAAATGAACCTTGCACGTGTAGAGCATTATTTCAGCGATATTCTTTCAATTATAGAGTCACGAAAAAAGGATGGCGATAGAATTGTTACAGATCCCCTTTTGAACAAAGAACTGTTAGATGAAGATTCTTTCCATGAATATGGCAATTTGTACATACCTGAAAATTTATATTTCATTGGCACTGTTAATATGGATGAGACTACGTTTCCCTTTAGCAAAAAAGTGCTTGATAGAGCAAATGTTATTGAGTTTTCTGATGTAAACCTCGATTATTTTGTTGGAGATATCGAAGAAATTACTGAAAAAGTATTAAACAATAGTTTTTTGAAGAGTGAATTTTTAACATTAAATGATTGTCTTGATTATAGGGAAATTATTGATGATGTGATTTTGGTTTTAAAAAAAATTAAGGTTAGTTGTATAATTAAATGCAACAGATAA